In the genome of Leptospiraceae bacterium, the window AATTTCCAAAGGAATTTTTGTCGAATCCTATGAAGGTGTTTTCGAAATCGCCTCTTACAATGAAGATGAAGAATGCTCAGACTTTCAGAATTGTTATACTCCCCAAATTGAAAAAGTAGAATTCAGCATCAGAATAGAAAACAAAGAAACCATCAAGTTTATCCAAGAAAACCTCAATAAAGTAATATTGATTGACTACAAAATCCATCGAATCGAACCGATTGCTTTAGGAACAAATTTCGAAGTGTTGAAAGCATATCCCTTCAAGCTCAATCTTCCGATAGATTTTCCTGAGAAATTCATCGTTACCAAAAGTGGCGTAGAAAATTATTCATTTTTTGGAAAAGTCTTACAGCTTGAATATCGGGGAACTGCGATTAAATCTTACGAAGGAATCTACTACGATCGTCAAAGGGATAAAATACGTCCCTTTTCTCTTACCAACGAAGATATGGCAAATTTCATAAAAACCGCTATGGAATACACGAAAGAATACCACATTGGCGTATCCAAAGCTCTCATTGCGGGATTACGAGAAACAAAGTTTGACATTTTTGAAATCAATTATGTTCGTCCTGCTGGTGGAGTAGAATAAAGTTCTAAAAACAGATTTTGTGAGATAAATTTTTTTCATTGTCTCATGAATCTTTTAAAATAATATGGTACTCTATGAATTTTTTAGCAAAAAGGATGCAAAATATCACTCCTTCCCTCACCCTTGCCATAACAGCAAAAGCAAGAGAACTCCAATCCATGGGAAAAGACGTGATTGGCTTTGGTGCTGGTGAACCTGATTTTGATACCCCAGTGAATATAAAAAATTCTGCCATCAAAGCTATCCAAGAAGGCTTCACGAAATACACAGCTGTCGGAGGAATCCCTGAACTCAAAAAAGCCATCATCCAAAAATACGAAAAAGAATTTAAACTAAATTATAGCATGAAAGAGGTTGTCGTAAGTGTTGGTGGCAAACAAGCCCTTTATAATTTGTTTTTTGCTATACTCAATCCCGGAGATGAAGTAATCATATTTTCTCCGTATTGGGTTTCTTATATCGATATTGTGCAGTTTGCTGAGGGAAAACCCGTCATCATCACTACCAAACATGAAGATGAATTTTTACCTAAAGTCGAGGACATCAAAAATGCCATAACCCCGAAAACCAAAGCCATCATCATCAATTCTCCTTCCAATCCTACTGGTTCCTACTATCACAAAGAATTATTGGAAGAAATAGTTAAACTACTGAAACTACACCCTCATATTTTGATAGTTTCGGATGACATTTACGAAAAACTTCTTTATGACGGTTTAAAGTTCGACAACGTTCTTACAGTAGATCCTTCATTAAAGGATCGAACCATCATTATCAATGGCGTTAGCAAAACTTATAGCATGACGGGATGGCGTATCGGCTACGCTCTTGGTCCAGCTGAAATCATAGAAGCGATGGATACCATTCAAGGACAAAGCACATCAAACCCAACATCGATTGCTCAAAAAGCATCGGTTGAAGCCCTAACGGGGGATCAATCCTTCATTGAAACCTTTAAAAAAATCTTTAGTGAACGACGAGATTTGATGTATCGTATCCTCAAATCCATAAACAAAATCAAAGTTTTTAAGCCCAAAGGAGCCTTCTATATCTTTCCTGATATATCCGAAATTTATTCATATGATAGTTTTCAAAAACAAAAACTTCCCAACGAATCCAATTCCATGGCGTTTAGTCGGCTCTTGTTAGAACATCACAATGTTGCCGTTGTTCCTGGGATTGCGTTTGGTGATGATAATTGCATAAGGTTATCTTATGCTCTAAGCGAAGAAAATATCCGAAAAGGATTGGAAAGATTAGGGAACTTTATTCATGATTTGATTCATTAATGGATCTTTCTGATCAAGATTTAAAAAGTTTTATAGAAACATACATAAAAAATTATACTATCACAGAAATTTCAGAAGAAGGTTCCAACCGAAAATACTATCGTGTCTCGAACCAGAATCAAAGCTTGATTTTGTGCATAACCTATCCCTTTATAAAAGAACATGATGATTTTTTAGAACTCAACCTTTACTTGATTTCAAAAAACTTAAGAGTTCCTAAAATCATTGACTCTATGCCACAAAAGGGATGGCTTCTAATAGAAGATGGAGGTTCACTTTATTTAGAAGATATCATTCGTTCTTTCAGAAAAGAACAGCGCTGGGATGAAATCCAAAACTTTTATCAAGAAATCATAAAAGAATTGATACGCTGGCATGAGCTCAAGGATATTCCACTTTTTGTAAAAAAGAGGTATTTTGACTTAGAAAAATTTGATTTTGAATGGAAATTTTTTTTGGAAAGATTAAAAAGAAATCAACTTCCTCTACCTACTTTTGAGTTTCATAGCTTTATGCAAGAATGCTTAGATTTTTTGACAAAACAAAAAACGTTTGTTTTCACCCATCGAGACTTCCATGCAAGAAATATTCTTTTTCAGAACATCCAAACAAAGAATTTTTATGTAATAGATTATCAAGATGCGAGAATGGGACTTCCCTGGTATGATTTGAGTTCTCTTCTTTTTGATCCTTACGTAGAGCTTCCTTTCTCGTTGATAAATGGATTATTTTTTTTCTACTATGACTTACGAAACATGCCAAAAAGAAAGATAGACCACTCACTACATACTTTTTATTTGCAGGCATTCCAACGAGTTATCAAAGCCATTGGAAGTTTTTTGTATTTGGGAGTAGAATTAAACAAAAAGCATTTTTTATCATACCTTTTACCAGCCATCAATCAACTTATAAACCTCCAAAAAGAAGCAAAATTCCCTGACGTTATTTATCTTTATCTTTTTGATTTGAAAGCTAAAATCAAGCAAAGATTTTCTCATGTATAAAAAACAAGCCATGATATTGGCAGCGGGTTTTGGAACTCGCATGGGGGAACTAACAAAAACCAAGCCCAAACCACTACTTCCGATTGCGGGGTATCCCATGATTACGTATTCTTTGTTTTTGCTTTATTTATGGCAGGTAGATTCAGTTGTTATCAATCTTCATTACCAAAAAGAAAAAATTAAAGAATACCTCAAGAACTTTCCATATTTTCGGATTTTCTTTTCAGAAGAAGAAATCCTTTTGGGAACCGCTGGAGGGATTTCTTATGCCATCTACCAAAACTTTCTTGATGATTATTTTTTAGTCATTAACTCCGACATACTTTTATTTCCAAGTTTAAACCCTTTTACTTTTCTTCCTGACATCCAAAAAAGGAATCTCATTTGTGTTCTATTTTTGAAAGAAAAAGATCAAGAACACCAGAAAGAAAAAGGATTTGTTTTAAAGAAAAAAATTATAAATAATATTTATAAGATAAATTTATCAAATTTACAAAGTATTGATGAATATTATTACATTGGCTTATCTTTTTTTCATCAAAGTTTTTTTGATTACTACAAAAAGAATATGATGGATCAAGAGAAGCATTCGATTGATTCTATCTTTAAAAAAGAACTCTTAGAGGTTATGCAAAATCGTGAGTTATACGGTATTCTTTATGAAGGAATAGTTCTCGATTGTGGAAGCAAACAAAAATACGAAGTTGTCAATCATGCATATCCCATCATAAAGGAATTGATTCCAGAATCACTTCATCAAGAGTGGCAAAAATTCATCAAAGGGTGGAAATTTGATTCTTGACATTTTTGTCCCTTTGTTTTTTTTCTTGAATGACGTCAATACCCATATTAAGAATTACAAGACCAATAAGTATTACGTCCCTCTTGAGCATTTTTTGAAAAAAGAAGATCTCGAAAAAATCGAAAAGAAACTACAGATTCAATCCATCCTCGCAGAGATGAATTCTTTATTGCTTCTTGACAATTATCAAGACTTTTCAAAAAAATTAGACATTTTGAAAACTTACCCAGAAGCCGAAAGTTACTACTTATACTACTTGGCTGTTTTTGAAACCAAGCAAAAAAATTACATCAAATCAAGAATGTATCTTGAGCAATCAATTTCTCTTAATCCTGATTTTGATCCTGCTTGGAATTTGTTAGGTTACATTCAAAGTATTAATTTTGATTATGAAAATGCTTTGAAATCTTTTCAAAAAGCTGTATTGTTAAATCGCTTCCATCCTGTGTATTGTTTTAACTTAGCAAAGACCTACTATCTCGTAAATGAAACATCAAAGGCGCTAAATGAAATCCAGCGTTGTATAAAAATGAGGGACAATTATGGCGAGTTTTTTTATCTAAAAGGTTTGATTTTAGAAAAAAGTTCTCCTGAACAAGCACTTGAATCTTATTATGAAGCTCTGAATCGAAATTTTCAACATGAAGAATTTTTGGTTTCTTATTTTGAATTATCTTTAAAACACCAAAACACCAAATCTATCGCTAAGTTGATTGATGTTACAAAAAACTCTCGTCTTCCCATAATGATTGTTTTACGCTTTCAAGCTTTTATTAGGTTTGGAGAAATCGAAAATGCAAGTAAAGAATTCTTCAACATGTTTCTGAATCATTTCAAAACCGAAAAAGAGTTTCAAGAGATCCAAACCAAAATCACAGAAGATGTAAAAAAGTTCTATTGTGCAAATACGAAAGAATTTTTGTTGTTCGTAAATCAAAATCAAAAACACCTCCAAAAATACAAATTAGATTTTTTGCAAGAAGCTCAAAACGCTACTTGTCCACAGATAATTCCTATCACGCCAAAGGATCCTATTGTTCAGCCGGCACTTTGAAAAACATACTATCCCATGTGTTAGAAATCAAGATTGTTTGATTGGGCTGTTCTTTTTTACTCAAAATATATAATTTTTGGAATAGTTCTTTTCTATCTTCGTATGTTGGCAGTTTCGGCTGGAAGTCATACTTGCGGTTTTTACCCGAAATGGGAAAGACTTCGATCCCAATAAATTTCTTAGAAGCTCTATCGAAATGAAAAACAGCAACGATGTTATTATCTTGATAGTAGTTCAATGAACCAAACAGAAAATTTCCTAATGAATAAACAATTGCTTTATCGTTATAGACTTCAATCCCTTGAGGGATGTGGGGGTGGTGTCCTATAATGAAATTCACGCCTTGCTGAAAAAACTGATTCTTCCAACGTTTTTGTTCTTCCGAAGGAAAGGGTTGATATTCCATGCCCCAATGCACAGAAAGAAAAACGTAATCTACTTTTTGTTTTGTTTTTGCATCTTTTATTTTCTGAAACAAGAGAGGATGAACTTTTCCTATGCCTGATTTTTTTCCATCAGCAAAATCTTCTTTTCTTCCTATGAAAGAAATGGCAAAAAAAGCAAACTTTACACCGTGAATTTCGACAATATAGGGTTCCAACGCTTGGTTGAGATCATTTCCCATCCCCACAAAAGGAATTTGATATTCCTGAAAGTGTTTAATCGTATCCTGTAAACCCTGCAAACCTAAATCCATTGAGTGATTATTGGCAAAAATAGCCAGATTCAAACCTAAGTCTTTTAATACTTGAATCTGCTCT includes:
- a CDS encoding sugar phosphate nucleotidyltransferase; its protein translation is MYKKQAMILAAGFGTRMGELTKTKPKPLLPIAGYPMITYSLFLLYLWQVDSVVINLHYQKEKIKEYLKNFPYFRIFFSEEEILLGTAGGISYAIYQNFLDDYFLVINSDILLFPSLNPFTFLPDIQKRNLICVLFLKEKDQEHQKEKGFVLKKKIINNIYKINLSNLQSIDEYYYIGLSFFHQSFFDYYKKNMMDQEKHSIDSIFKKELLEVMQNRELYGILYEGIVLDCGSKQKYEVVNHAYPIIKELIPESLHQEWQKFIKGWKFDS
- a CDS encoding phosphotransferase; this translates as MDLSDQDLKSFIETYIKNYTITEISEEGSNRKYYRVSNQNQSLILCITYPFIKEHDDFLELNLYLISKNLRVPKIIDSMPQKGWLLIEDGGSLYLEDIIRSFRKEQRWDEIQNFYQEIIKELIRWHELKDIPLFVKKRYFDLEKFDFEWKFFLERLKRNQLPLPTFEFHSFMQECLDFLTKQKTFVFTHRDFHARNILFQNIQTKNFYVIDYQDARMGLPWYDLSSLLFDPYVELPFSLINGLFFFYYDLRNMPKRKIDHSLHTFYLQAFQRVIKAIGSFLYLGVELNKKHFLSYLLPAINQLINLQKEAKFPDVIYLYLFDLKAKIKQRFSHV
- a CDS encoding CapA family protein, whose translation is MKFYKFFLIFLFINPVFSNQEYRYQLQSDTVKIAFGGDTHFVWGIEEYQERKGINSQISYIKELLQQFDFRALNLETAFSKNAKSVDFTNYVFRSSPEQIQVLKDLGLNLAIFANNHSMDLGLQGLQDTIKHFQEYQIPFVGMGNDLNQALEPYIVEIHGVKFAFFAISFIGRKEDFADGKKSGIGKVHPLLFQKIKDAKTKQKVDYVFLSVHWGMEYQPFPSEEQKRWKNQFFQQGVNFIIGHHPHIPQGIEVYNDKAIVYSLGNFLFGSLNYYQDNNIVAVFHFDRASKKFIGIEVFPISGKNRKYDFQPKLPTYEDRKELFQKLYILSKKEQPNQTILISNTWDSMFFKVPAEQ
- a CDS encoding pyridoxal phosphate-dependent aminotransferase → MNFLAKRMQNITPSLTLAITAKARELQSMGKDVIGFGAGEPDFDTPVNIKNSAIKAIQEGFTKYTAVGGIPELKKAIIQKYEKEFKLNYSMKEVVVSVGGKQALYNLFFAILNPGDEVIIFSPYWVSYIDIVQFAEGKPVIITTKHEDEFLPKVEDIKNAITPKTKAIIINSPSNPTGSYYHKELLEEIVKLLKLHPHILIVSDDIYEKLLYDGLKFDNVLTVDPSLKDRTIIINGVSKTYSMTGWRIGYALGPAEIIEAMDTIQGQSTSNPTSIAQKASVEALTGDQSFIETFKKIFSERRDLMYRILKSINKIKVFKPKGAFYIFPDISEIYSYDSFQKQKLPNESNSMAFSRLLLEHHNVAVVPGIAFGDDNCIRLSYALSEENIRKGLERLGNFIHDLIH